The Deinococcus terrestris genomic sequence CGTAGGGGCGGAGGTCGGCGGCGGCCTCGAGGGTGCGGGAGGCCAGGGGACGGGCGGGGCGTAGGGTGCTAGCGTGCATGGTGCTTCCTTTCGACTGCTCGGGGGGAGTCAGGGGGCGCTTTCTCTTGGCCGGGTGAGCGCCCTTCCTGCTATGAATATAGTAGGTGATTCATCTACTGGAAGTCAATAGATGAATCACCTACTATAAAACTATGACCACTCTTAACCCCACGGAGCAGAGGCTCAGAGAGCAGCTTGAGAAAGCACGCCAGCAACGGGGACTAACTCACGCGGCCATAGCAGAGAAATTGGGTATTAGACCGCCCTCAGTAACAGTCATCCTCACTCGTCGTAGTGGGAAAATTCCTCAGAGTCTTATAGACGTTTTGGATGCTCTAGGTCTGGAGTTAATCGCACAGCCGAAGGAGCGCGATGCGTAATGATGAATCGAGTACTTGTTGCAAGCTTTAAACAGGTGACTGATAATGCATGATGCGGAAAACCCAAATCAAGTGTTCTTGAGGCTAAATGGACTGCCTTCAGATCACGAACCCCCTCCCGATGAAACGTTTTTCTTTTTAGATGGCATGGGCCAATGGAAAATTCATGGCACAAACTTGGATGATCGTTTACAGTCAGTAGCCTCTGATATTCATATAGCTTTGGAAGCTATATTTTTAAATGATGCAAAAGCGTACCTAGTGTGGTCGAGTCTGCCGACATTCATTTTAGGTGGCGGCTTCCATGCAGACGTTGCTATATCAAGGGACTCTTTTACCAAAATGATAAATATCTACTTTGATTCCATTAACGATAACGAACAAATGAAATCATTTATTAACAGCTTTATGTATCTATCAGACCTCCAACGTTTAGTGTCGAACATTCAAGAATGCAACGATGAGATATCACAACTACGGGGAGAGTTTTACAGATCTTTAAACTTGGATGATTTGAGAACTGCCGCCAAAGACGGTGTTGTTTGGTTGAGAAATCCCACAACCACTAGAATACATGCTAATTTAGGTTTTATCTATATAAGAATGTATAGCTTGCTTGACTATATAACAAAGCTTATGTATGAAGTACAACACTTCCACAGTGACTTCTCAACTTATCCCGTAATGAAATCTACCAAAATACAATTTGGTGACAAGAAAAAGGTCGATATTGATCAAAAATATGGGACAGTGTTTGGCAAATCTGACACAATATCGGAAATAGAAACGTTGAGGCATCATCTCATACATGATGGTTTTTTTGATGAATTCCCAAGAGTCTATATAAGATTCGATAATTCGATACAGATAGAAAAGTTCATCTTAATGCCTGATATGATATCTGGCCGTTTGACCAAATTTAAGAATAGACGATTGTTTTACGGCTCAGAAGTGAAATGGAATCTTCGCTTACCAGCCCTAATCGCAGACTTTCAACTCTTACAAGTCAACACTCTCCTAATCATTCTAGAGAATTTACGTAATCTAGAGCAGACACTAGCTAGATCATCTAAATAATCGGAGAGACGTAGGCCCTTCCCGGTCCCCAGTCCACCCGCCCCCGGCCTTCCCGGGGGCCTTTCCATACCGGCGGGAATGTCAGGTTTTATCAGGTTTTGGCCCGCTCCCGCCTCGGCGTTTTTCCCGTGTGGGCGCGGCCCGGGGAGTCTCCGGAGCTGCGGGGGCTGCGTAGGGCCTGACCCTTTCGGAAAATAGAGAAACTAGCTCCGGGACCGCTCCGGAAATCCGGAAACCCTCCGCCGAGGGGAAAGCATGGTCCGCCTAGGATGCGGTCATGATGCGAGCCGCAGACTTTACCCCGGGGCGTTCTCCGGAGCCGGACGCCGAGGCGCAGGAATGGGAGGCGGCGGACCTGTCGCCCACGCTGGCCCCCTATGACTGGGGCGCGGCAGGGGAGCCGGACGGGGAAACGGTGCGGTACGTCCCCGGGGTGGGATTCGTGGGCGCTGACCCTTAGCGTTCCTGAGTGCTGTTCCCCCGGTCGGGACCCGGTTTTCTGTCCCTGGCCCGGGGGCCTCCGGGGTCCCGCTCCCGGCCATTTCGAGCTGTGTCCCGTTTCTTTTTGGCGGGTGTCCCTTTTCTCGGCAGCTTAGAAAAGGGACACCTGTTTTCCCTCTCCCATACGGCGAAAAGTGGCATTTTCGGGCCTTTCTGCTTCGGGAGAAACGGGACACCGTTTTTTGCCGTCCCACACGATGAAAAAGGGTCGGGTGTCCCGTTCGTCCCGTTTCTTTTGCGAAAAACAGGACCCCGATATTTTTTTGCCTCGTTTCGTTTCGCTTCCCCCCCCGGACCTGGGCACCCGGGGGTCGGGAGGGGCAGGGGCTAGTACGCTCAAGGCATGACTATGGAAGCGGGGAAGTACACGGCGCGGGTGACGTTCCGGGAGCTGCTCGAGGCGCGGGGGCTGACCGCGTACCGGGTCGCCACTGAGGGCCGGGGGACGGTTTCGCGGAATGCCGTGTATGCCCTGGCCCGGGGGGAGGCGGACCGGGTAGACCTCGGGACGCTCGGGAAGCTGGCGGACGTGCTCGAGCGGCTGACCGGGGACCGGGTGACGGTGGGGGACCTGCTGACCCTCGAGCGGACCCCATGACGGGGGGCAAGCCCCGCCGGAAGCACGGGGACGGGAGTTACCGGGTCCTCCCCTCCGGGCGGGTGGAGTGGCGCATTTCCGCCAAAGTGGGCGGGAAATCTAAGACGCTGACCGGCACGGCAGACACGGAACCCAAAGCGCGGGCGGTGGCTCGGAAGGCCAAAGTAGACGCCGAGGCGGGGAGGCTGGCCCTAAACCGGACCGTGACCCTCGGGGCGTACCTCGAGGGGTGGCTTAAGGGCCGGGATGGGATTTCCGAGAGCACCCGGCGGAAATACGATGACCTCTTACGGCTGCATGTTCTCCCGGAAGCGGGGGCGCTGAAACTGGCGGCAGTGAACGCGGCCACGCTCCGGGAGTTTTACGGGCTGCTCCGGGAGGGGGACCCGGCCCGGAAGCGGGGGGCGCTCGGGTATTCCTCCCGGCGGCAGATACACAACATTCTTCACGCGGCGCTCGGGCAGGCAGCGGCGGACGGCCTGATTCCCGGGAACCCGGCGGCGGTGCCCGGAGTGCGGCCCACTCAGGCGGCGCGGGAAGTGGAGCCGGTCCGGGCCTTCACGCCCCTTCAGGCGGCCCGCTTCCTGGCGGTAGCAGACGCCGAGGGGGAAAGGACCGGGCAAGTTCTGGCCTTCCTGCTGCTGACCGGCATGAGGCGCGGGGAGGTGCTCGGGCTGCGGTGGGAGCATGTCACCCTCGGCGGGAAGGTCCCGGCGCTCCGGGTGGTGATACAGCGGACCGTGAGCGGGTCCCGGGTTTTCGAGGGGCCGCCCAAAACGCGGCACGCTCGGCGGATGGTCCCCCTCTCCCCGGAGGCCGTGACACTGCTCGAGCGGGTCCGGGCCAGGACTGCCGAGGAACACGCGGCCCTGTACCCGGACGCCCCGGCGTCCCCTTACGTGTTCCCGTCCCTCCGGGGCGGCCCGTATGACCCCAGCAACTTCACGCGGGTCATGAAGCGGGTGTGTCAGGCGGCAAAGGTCCCCGTCCTGGCGGTGCATGACCTCCGGCATACCTTCGCGTCCCTGGCGGCCTTCCGGGGGATACGGGTGGAAGTCCTGTCCCGGATTCTCGGGCACAGTGACCCGGCCTTCACGCTCCGCCAGTACCGGCACCT encodes the following:
- a CDS encoding helix-turn-helix domain-containing protein — translated: MTMEAGKYTARVTFRELLEARGLTAYRVATEGRGTVSRNAVYALARGEADRVDLGTLGKLADVLERLTGDRVTVGDLLTLERTP
- a CDS encoding tyrosine-type recombinase/integrase codes for the protein MTGGKPRRKHGDGSYRVLPSGRVEWRISAKVGGKSKTLTGTADTEPKARAVARKAKVDAEAGRLALNRTVTLGAYLEGWLKGRDGISESTRRKYDDLLRLHVLPEAGALKLAAVNAATLREFYGLLREGDPARKRGALGYSSRRQIHNILHAALGQAAADGLIPGNPAAVPGVRPTQAAREVEPVRAFTPLQAARFLAVADAEGERTGQVLAFLLLTGMRRGEVLGLRWEHVTLGGKVPALRVVIQRTVSGSRVFEGPPKTRHARRMVPLSPEAVTLLERVRARTAEEHAALYPDAPASPYVFPSLRGGPYDPSNFTRVMKRVCQAAKVPVLAVHDLRHTFASLAAFRGIRVEVLSRILGHSDPAFTLRQYRHLYPEELAPVSLELPPVPEDAEGEGGEALGALLPPEAPALASPARRKRKGLEA